One window from the genome of Rhizobium sp. Pop5 encodes:
- the pdxA gene encoding 4-hydroxythreonine-4-phosphate dehydrogenase PdxA — protein MDRNAKVAVTLGDPAGVGPEVIVKALAALPSEERRDFVIVGNVEALERADRVSGTGLKFAPADAAGNGRIAVDEVPLGAALPEIGKVSPVAGDASVRYITRAVDLAMSGEADVIVTAPINKEAMNLAGHHHDGHTGLLAHLTGSKSSFMLLASERLNTIHVSTHISLRGAIERAKTERVLATIEAGHKHFLRLGKKARIAVAGLNPHCGENGLFGTEDTEFLAPAVRQAQAKGIDVAGPISADTVFARAYNGAFDLVIAQYHDQGHIPIKLVAFETAVNVSLGLPIDRVSVDHGTAFDIAGTGKANHVNMLSAIAYARLMARSPRQKG, from the coding sequence ATGGACAGGAATGCAAAAGTCGCCGTGACGCTCGGTGATCCCGCTGGCGTCGGCCCCGAAGTGATCGTCAAGGCCCTGGCCGCCCTTCCGAGTGAAGAGCGCCGCGATTTCGTCATCGTCGGCAATGTGGAAGCGCTGGAGCGGGCCGACCGCGTCAGCGGCACTGGCCTGAAATTTGCGCCTGCCGACGCCGCCGGCAATGGCAGGATCGCCGTCGACGAGGTTCCGCTCGGCGCGGCCCTCCCAGAGATCGGCAAGGTCAGCCCGGTCGCGGGCGACGCTTCGGTGCGCTATATCACCCGCGCCGTCGACCTCGCCATGTCTGGCGAAGCCGATGTCATCGTCACCGCGCCGATCAACAAGGAGGCGATGAACCTTGCCGGCCATCACCATGACGGCCATACCGGGCTCCTCGCGCATCTGACCGGCTCGAAGAGTTCCTTCATGCTGCTTGCCTCCGAGCGTCTGAACACCATCCATGTCTCGACCCATATTTCGCTGAGAGGCGCGATCGAACGCGCCAAGACGGAGCGGGTGCTGGCAACCATCGAAGCCGGGCACAAACATTTCCTGCGCCTCGGCAAGAAGGCCCGCATCGCCGTTGCCGGCCTTAACCCGCATTGCGGCGAAAACGGCCTGTTCGGCACCGAAGACACGGAATTCCTGGCGCCCGCCGTCAGGCAGGCGCAGGCCAAGGGCATCGATGTCGCCGGGCCGATCTCGGCCGATACGGTGTTTGCCCGCGCCTATAACGGCGCCTTCGATCTCGTCATCGCCCAGTATCACGACCAGGGCCACATCCCGATCAAGCTCGTTGCCTTCGAAACCGCCGTGAACGTCTCGCTTGGCCTGCCGATCGACCGCGTCTCGGTCGATCATGGCACGGCTTTCGACATTGCAGGCACGGGAAAGGCCAACCACGTCAACATGCTGTCGGCCATCGCGTATGCCCGGCTGATGGCCCGATCTCCACGCCAGAAGGGGTGA
- a CDS encoding iron-containing alcohol dehydrogenase, translating into MASLGSPITIIRPHQIEFGIGTAGKLGKWASERGYRRMLVISDAFNASRIDVLELKGEVTVFSEVTPEPDTANLDKVLAAANEADAELIVGFGGGSAMDLAKLAAVLAGSVQTLHEVVGPNKVHGPRKAGLAQVPTTSGTGSEAGIRALVTDPKTMAKLAVESLHMLADIAVIDPALTFTVPARTTAATGVDAMAHCVEAFTNRKAHPMVDIYAIEGTRLVGRYLARAVKDGSDAEARAGLSLASLYGGFCLGPVNTAGGHALAYPLGTRWHVAHGAANALIFPHVLAFNTPSAQEKTKAVMAALGYEASDDTASVFDPAYAFCADLGIEMKLSGLGVPESDLDAMADDAFAIRRLLDNNPRDLTRADIRSIYAAAF; encoded by the coding sequence ATGGCCAGCTTGGGTTCGCCAATCACGATAATTCGGCCGCATCAGATCGAATTCGGCATCGGCACGGCAGGGAAGCTCGGCAAATGGGCCAGCGAAAGAGGCTATCGGCGCATGCTTGTCATCTCCGATGCTTTCAACGCTTCGCGCATCGACGTGCTGGAGCTGAAGGGCGAGGTGACGGTCTTCTCCGAAGTGACACCCGAGCCGGATACGGCCAACCTCGATAAGGTGCTGGCTGCGGCCAATGAAGCCGATGCCGAGCTGATCGTCGGCTTCGGCGGCGGCAGCGCCATGGATCTGGCAAAGCTTGCCGCCGTGCTTGCCGGCTCGGTGCAGACGCTGCATGAGGTCGTCGGCCCGAACAAGGTGCACGGGCCGCGCAAGGCCGGCCTTGCCCAGGTGCCGACAACCTCGGGCACCGGCAGCGAAGCCGGCATCCGCGCGCTGGTCACCGATCCCAAGACGATGGCGAAGCTTGCCGTCGAAAGCCTGCATATGCTGGCCGACATCGCCGTCATCGATCCGGCCCTGACCTTCACCGTGCCGGCCCGCACGACGGCCGCCACCGGCGTCGACGCAATGGCCCATTGCGTCGAGGCCTTCACCAACCGCAAGGCCCACCCGATGGTCGATATCTATGCAATCGAGGGAACACGGCTGGTCGGCAGATATCTCGCCCGCGCCGTCAAGGACGGCAGCGACGCGGAAGCGCGCGCCGGCCTGTCACTCGCCTCGCTCTACGGCGGCTTCTGTCTCGGCCCGGTCAACACCGCCGGCGGCCATGCGCTCGCCTATCCCCTCGGTACGCGCTGGCATGTGGCGCATGGCGCGGCGAACGCCCTGATCTTCCCGCATGTTCTCGCCTTCAACACACCGTCGGCTCAGGAGAAGACGAAGGCGGTGATGGCGGCCCTCGGTTATGAGGCCTCAGACGATACAGCATCCGTCTTCGATCCGGCTTACGCTTTCTGCGCCGATCTCGGCATCGAGATGAAACTCTCCGGCCTCGGCGTGCCGGAAAGCGATCTCGACGCCATGGCCGACGACGCTTTTGCCATTCGCCGGCTGCTTGATAACAATCCGCGCGATCTCACCCGCGCCGACATTCGCTCGATTTACGCGGCGGCTTTCTAG
- a CDS encoding ABC transporter substrate-binding protein — protein MNWKYLSLTVAFAGMAAALPAKADQLDTIMSAKTLRCATFADVPPFASPDPKTREMAGFDVDLCGAIAKELGVKAEIKPVSVEARVPEVKLGRVDITVANLAYTLSRAEQIQFSDPYYLAKEMLIVPADDAGKKKADYAGQRIASTKGSTSEMSIKLNKSDPLTFQDTASAYLAVQQGKARGMVANTMTTTKFVNESKSKGKEMRMIEEPMLYQPIGIGMAKDQPALTAKINEILHKLDASGEINKIWDKWLGPDTEYKMTRTDKVVPLSELKFDPIP, from the coding sequence ATGAACTGGAAATATCTAAGCCTCACCGTCGCTTTTGCCGGCATGGCAGCCGCCTTGCCCGCGAAAGCCGATCAGCTCGACACCATCATGTCGGCCAAGACCCTGCGCTGCGCGACGTTCGCCGACGTTCCCCCTTTCGCTTCGCCTGATCCGAAGACCCGCGAAATGGCCGGCTTCGACGTCGATCTGTGCGGCGCCATCGCCAAGGAATTAGGCGTCAAGGCCGAGATCAAGCCGGTTTCTGTCGAAGCGCGCGTGCCCGAAGTCAAGCTCGGCCGCGTCGACATTACCGTTGCCAATCTTGCCTATACGCTGAGCCGTGCGGAGCAGATCCAGTTCAGCGATCCCTATTATCTCGCCAAGGAAATGCTGATCGTGCCGGCCGACGATGCCGGCAAGAAAAAGGCCGATTATGCCGGCCAGCGCATCGCTTCGACCAAGGGCTCGACGTCGGAAATGTCGATCAAACTCAACAAATCCGATCCTCTGACATTCCAGGATACCGCCTCGGCCTATCTCGCCGTCCAGCAGGGCAAGGCGCGCGGCATGGTCGCCAACACCATGACGACGACCAAGTTCGTCAATGAATCGAAGAGCAAGGGCAAGGAAATGAGGATGATCGAGGAGCCGATGCTCTACCAGCCGATCGGCATCGGCATGGCCAAGGATCAGCCGGCGCTGACCGCCAAGATCAACGAAATCCTCCACAAGCTCGACGCATCCGGCGAGATCAACAAGATCTGGGACAAGTGGCTCGGCCCGGATACCGAATACAAGATGACCCGCACCGACAAGGTCGTGCCGCTCTCCGAGCTGAAGTTCGACCCGATCCCGTGA
- a CDS encoding 4-carboxy-4-hydroxy-2-oxoadipate aldolase/oxaloacetate decarboxylase, giving the protein MIHIKDIPERPAKADIDAVSKFSPATIHEAQGRRGALSSRLKPVDYRMKVCGPAFTVKCAPRDNIMLQLAINYAKPGDIIVVSAGEYEEAGSFGDVLANACLAKGIGGLVTDTGVRDTLQLRELGFPVFSLSVCIKGTVKETIAAVNDPIIVGGETINPGDIIVGDADGLVVVRRQEAQEAARLSQAREDAEAGYIAAYKAGKSVIEVSNLAPVLKAKGLVVDI; this is encoded by the coding sequence ATGATCCATATTAAAGATATCCCCGAACGCCCTGCTAAAGCCGATATCGACGCCGTTTCCAAATTTTCGCCGGCGACGATCCACGAAGCCCAGGGCCGCCGCGGGGCGCTTTCCTCCCGCCTCAAGCCGGTCGATTACCGCATGAAAGTCTGCGGTCCGGCCTTTACCGTCAAATGTGCACCGCGCGACAACATCATGCTCCAGCTCGCCATCAACTATGCCAAGCCCGGCGATATCATCGTCGTCTCGGCGGGCGAATATGAGGAGGCCGGATCCTTCGGCGATGTGCTTGCCAATGCCTGCCTTGCCAAGGGCATCGGCGGCCTCGTCACCGATACCGGCGTGCGCGACACGCTGCAACTGAGGGAACTCGGCTTCCCGGTCTTCTCGCTCAGCGTCTGCATCAAGGGCACGGTGAAGGAAACCATCGCGGCCGTGAACGACCCGATCATCGTCGGCGGCGAAACCATCAATCCCGGCGATATCATCGTCGGCGATGCCGACGGACTGGTGGTCGTGCGCAGGCAGGAAGCGCAGGAAGCCGCCCGGCTTTCGCAGGCTCGCGAAGATGCCGAAGCCGGCTATATCGCCGCCTACAAGGCGGGTAAATCGGTCATTGAGGTCAGCAATCTGGCACCGGTGCTGAAGGCCAAGGGCCTGGTCGTCGACATCTGA
- a CDS encoding exo-alpha-sialidase gives MTFTGLSPEAVPALMTGTITPHPNVAGRADAYLPSPCIQNHAANLAFLPDGTLTCVWFGGTMEGMGDISIYMSRLAPGSKRWSEPEKMTDDPQKSEQNPLIFNAPDGKTWLLYTSQTSGNQDGSVVKCRISDDGGRSFGPVRILCDSPGTFVRQQIVVNGRGEWLLPVFRCVGLNGQRWSGDADTAAVLISRDGGASWQMHDIADSIGAVHMNILPLGGDEMIAFYRNRFAESILSSRSSDGGRTWSAPEPTELPNNNSSIQATVLNDGGIAMVYNHSNAAMSDARRLSLYDEIEGDDAGETAAAVADIRRKAIWGVPRAPLSLAISRDGGRSFPYRIDLDTGDGHCLSNNSKDSLNREFSYPSVIQSGDRTLHVAYTYYRRAIKYMRLDPATLP, from the coding sequence ATGACCTTTACCGGCCTTTCCCCCGAAGCCGTCCCCGCCTTGATGACCGGGACTATCACACCTCACCCCAATGTTGCGGGCCGAGCCGATGCTTATCTGCCTTCCCCCTGTATCCAGAACCATGCGGCCAATCTCGCCTTTTTGCCCGATGGCACGCTGACCTGCGTCTGGTTCGGCGGCACGATGGAGGGCATGGGCGACATCTCGATTTACATGTCGCGGCTGGCGCCGGGGTCGAAGCGCTGGTCCGAGCCTGAAAAGATGACCGACGATCCGCAGAAATCCGAGCAAAACCCATTGATTTTCAATGCTCCTGACGGGAAGACATGGCTGCTCTATACCTCGCAGACCTCGGGCAATCAGGACGGTTCCGTTGTCAAATGCCGGATATCCGATGATGGCGGCCGAAGCTTCGGCCCGGTCCGCATCCTCTGCGACAGCCCCGGCACATTCGTTCGCCAGCAGATCGTCGTCAACGGCAGGGGCGAATGGCTGCTTCCGGTGTTCCGCTGCGTCGGCCTCAACGGCCAGCGCTGGAGCGGCGACGCCGATACGGCGGCCGTGCTGATCTCACGCGACGGCGGCGCAAGCTGGCAGATGCACGACATTGCCGACAGCATCGGCGCCGTGCATATGAACATCCTGCCGCTCGGCGGCGACGAGATGATTGCCTTCTACCGCAACCGTTTCGCCGAAAGCATTCTTTCCAGCCGATCGAGCGATGGCGGCAGGACGTGGAGCGCGCCCGAGCCCACCGAACTTCCGAACAACAACTCCTCCATTCAGGCCACGGTTCTGAATGATGGAGGAATCGCAATGGTTTACAACCATTCGAACGCCGCTATGTCGGATGCGCGGCGCCTGTCTCTCTATGACGAAATCGAGGGCGACGACGCCGGAGAGACGGCTGCCGCCGTTGCCGATATCCGCCGGAAAGCGATCTGGGGTGTTCCGCGTGCGCCGCTGAGCCTCGCAATATCGAGGGATGGCGGCAGGAGCTTCCCGTATCGGATCGACCTCGATACCGGCGACGGCCACTGCCTCAGCAACAATTCCAAGGATTCGCTGAACCGCGAATTCTCCTATCCCTCTGTCATCCAAAGCGGCGACCGCACGCTCCATGTCGCCTATACCTACTATCGGCGCGCCATCAAATATATGCGCCTCGACCCGGCCACCCTGCCGTAA
- a CDS encoding DUF433 domain-containing protein, with protein sequence MINTSHAYTPAEAAAVSEIAVKSVHNAIDKRIIETHLVGSRGRALTDEDLLRLKLWYGVGSILSAERRKRLFDTIDQNPDAETVRADDYLIIDVARAREQLAARAEALREAERMIESVKGVAGGEPVFKRTRVPVRTIAAMKTQGASTAEIVEGYPSLTERMVELAEIWVAAHPARGRPRKLSEQGLKVKSVKRLILRNENVPKTSGSTS encoded by the coding sequence ATGATCAACACATCACACGCCTACACGCCCGCAGAGGCGGCGGCTGTCAGCGAGATCGCCGTGAAGTCGGTGCACAATGCGATCGACAAGCGCATCATCGAGACTCATCTCGTTGGTAGCAGGGGTCGAGCACTCACCGATGAGGATCTGCTTCGGTTGAAGCTCTGGTACGGCGTCGGATCGATCTTGTCTGCCGAGCGCCGCAAGCGCTTGTTCGATACGATCGACCAAAACCCCGATGCCGAAACTGTTAGGGCAGACGACTATCTCATTATCGACGTTGCGCGGGCACGAGAACAACTGGCCGCGCGCGCCGAGGCGCTTCGAGAAGCCGAACGAATGATTGAAAGCGTGAAAGGGGTCGCGGGCGGCGAGCCGGTTTTCAAGCGAACCCGTGTTCCCGTGCGGACGATTGCCGCGATGAAGACCCAGGGCGCAAGCACAGCGGAAATCGTCGAGGGCTATCCTTCACTCACCGAGCGCATGGTGGAACTTGCCGAGATCTGGGTTGCGGCCCATCCCGCCAGAGGACGTCCGAGGAAGCTTTCGGAGCAGGGCCTGAAGGTGAAATCCGTGAAGCGCCTGATCCTTCGGAACGAGAACGTCCCGAAAACGTCTGGCTCGACCTCGTGA